The Gemmatimonadaceae bacterium DNA segment TCAGTATGCATATCCCCACTACGTCTGCCTTCCGACTAGGGTACACGCTGCGGAAGTGCGGGTGGTCGGCGCGCGGGTCGTCTCGGACTGGGCGATGTCGGAGGGGTTCCAGAGCGCAACGACTCCATGCAGTTTGGATCATTTGGCTGACAAGAGCCGGTGTTCACATGAATCATCAGGTCTGCTGAGCCCGTCACCCCTTGCGCGTCGACGACCGATACTCCGAGGCTCCGAAACGACGCGGGCGTGTCAAAGCTGTGCTGAAACGAACTGCCCGATCCAGCGTACTCTCCGTCGAGGTACCACGAGAAGGTGAAAGGGGGGGTGCCCGCTGTGGCTGTAGCATCCCACGAGTTAGTCACCCACGGATAAACGTAGGATGGGCCTGAGATGGTGACGGGCACGGGTACGTTCACAACCATCGTGCTTGTCAGCGCGATTCCGTCAGCAGTTAGCTGGTCATTCCGGATAGTGTGAGTGCCCACCGTTGAGAATGTTCGCGTAAGCGTCGCTCCTGTGTCCGCGGTCTGCTGCACTCCGTCGACGAACCAGCGAAAGCGATAGCCAGTGGTGTCCCAATCAGGAATCACGCGCCAGGTGCTCGATGCGTTCGGCGCGATAATGTTGTAGCCCGTGATGGTGCCAGGCGAGCTTGATATCACAACCGGCGTGCGGACGAAAGCCTCAGAGTACTGCTGCTGCGGAAATCCATGGCCGCTCGGGTGCAGGATTCCGGAGAAGTACCGGACGTGCAAGCTGTCCTGCTCCTGCACCTGGCTACTCCACGAGTTGCCGGCTCCCCACGTCAAAGTTGCGGACGCACGGTAGACATTGTGGAGCGGATTGCCTCCGGGATCCGGATAGTCCGCGATCATGTCGAACGCAAACTCCGCGCTTACAAAGAGGAAAGTCTCGAGCGGAACCCCCGCGGGGCCCGTCGCATTCTTGATCCAAATTTCTGCCTCTCCCGGAGAGGCGTAGATCCACGGATTCTTTGACTGTGGAACGTCTAGCGTTACCGCGCCAGTGAGCGTCCGATACATCTGACTCACGACCATTGGACATGACTTGAGCATCGTTGGCAAATCGTACTGGTGCACCTCTGTGCGCCAGCCAGTAGATCGATTGACTGCGCATGCTTCCTGATAGACAGAGTTGTAGCCGCCTCCGCCTGCGCATGCCGAGAGGAACGCCATTGCGGGAACAACGAATAGGTGAGCAGGAGTGAGCCGCATGATCAGTTCTCCTTCGTCACGGGATCAACGTCCGAAACGAAATCAGGCCGTCTACTGAGTGCGGCCGATCGCTCTGAGGCGCTTGCTCTTCGTAGTGGGGCAAGGCGAACAGTCTCGCGCCCATCGTTCGGTCCGCGAGTGTCGCGCCGGAGTCCAACCGCGGGCTGGCGCCATCCTTGAAAGTGCCCAACGAGGACGGACGTGGCCCGTCGAGAAGCACTTCCTTGCGCGGTGCGAAGGAGAACGTCGTTCGCGAGCGAAACATCCCAGACGGCGTTCGCCGCCGAGAAGGGCCGAGAGCGAAGCAGTAGTCGTGGAGCTGCAGCGACAAGCGTGCCGGTTCTCATCGATGCGGTCACCGCAGCGTCTTCCGGCGCGACGGGAATGCGACCGCCAACTGGCACGCCGAAGAAGAAGAAGTTGTGAAGCCCGGGAGCAGAGATGCGTCCTTCATGTGTGCGTGCGTCTCCAGCGAGAGCAGACACTGCCACCAGGACCTCCTGCGTGCCGCCGTAGCAAAGCCCGACGAGCCAACGCGAAGCGGTCATCTTCTGAATCAGTGGATCAATGTGTTCCGCGGTCGGCTCGTACGCGCTCACCGCGTAGTACGCTCGCGGGCATGGTTGCAGGTCGTCAGCGTGAATCTTCGCGCCACGATCGCGCTCTGCGACTGGGCGAACGAAGCCGACAGTGCTCCGCCACCAGGCTATGGCGAGCTGCTTCGCATCAGACTCGGAGATCTCGCCCGGTGCCTGCAGGGCGAGCACGAATCGTCCCTCTGCATCTAACTGGCTCTGTGCCTCGACAGTAAGAGCGGCACGCAATTCACTCTCCGTGGCCGCCGTGGGAAGCTTCGCGTCTGCGCACGCGAGTACTCCCGCGAGCTGTAACGCAACCACGGCGGTAGCGTGTCGTCGACTCAACGTCATAGCGCCTCCAATAGGGTAGAGAGTTTGCAAGGCCGCATGAACAAGAATGACGTCTGCTTCTGACAGAGTGACGCGCGAGCGAGACGGCAGATGTCCGCCTTAAGTCAGATTATGCCTTCTCCGCCAAGATCTTGTCGCCTTGCATCACGAGGATGAATGACGGGCGCGGAAGGCGCAAGTAGCCTAGGTCAATACTGCGAAGGCGAGAGCGGCGCTGCCGAATGCAAGCGGGACCGTCAAGGGCGCGGCGTAGGGACGGCGCTGTCGCGTCAATCGAGGTGCTGGCGTCTAATCGTGCAACAAGTTGAGCGGCCAGAAGCGTCTGGGGCCCAATTGTCACAAGTGGTGGCGCTACGACTTGCGTCTGCACCAAGTCACTGGCACCTGTGCGCCGAACGCACGATGATACACACACGATGGGTCGAGTAGACGAGAGGAACTGCGGCCCGACGAGAGGCCGTGCTCGCGGGTGCGACCTGAGTCAGCTGAAGGCCATATTTGTGAACGGCACAGCGTTCGTGCTATTGCCCTGTGTCTGCGGTGAACCCGCGGCGTGCGTATAACGTGTGCTTCTGCTGTGAACGCTTCAATAAGAAGCAGTTGTGGGGCGGCCGCTAGGCCGTCCCATGCTTCAACAACCGGCCGCCCCACAACTGCATCCGCACCGCGTTCATCAGCAGCAAGCGTCGTTATGCGCCGCGCACGCTAGCGACGCGGGCACTCGCTGCCTGGCTGGAGTGCGATGCGAAGCGTGTCAGAACGATTGGGCTGCAACGTGAGCGTGCGCACGACGGGCTCGTAGCCGAGGCGGCGGATGCGCACTGTGACGCTTCCGGCGGGCAGGGAATCGAGCAGGAACCCGCCAGTCGAGTCGCCCCATGCATGCCGCTCATACGGTGCGATGACGGATGCTTGCGCCATCGTCACCGCGCCGTTCGATCGCGCGTCGGTCACGGTGCCGAGCAATCGAGCCAAGCCGGACGCAAGTGGTGCGGCCGCTGGCAGTACCGCCGGCGCGGACGGGATAGGCTCCGCGAGACACTGCGGCGGCATATCAAGCATTGGATCGAATCCGGGCGTGCGTACGCAACTCGGAATGCCGAGCAGTACGAAGCTGTAGACTGCTAGGATGTGTCTAGTGCGCATAACGTGAGCTTCTGCTGTGAACGCTCCAATAAGAGGGGTTGGGCGGGGCCTCCGCAACCATCCTAGGGCATCCCGGAGGCCCCGCCCAACCCACTCCGCACCGCGTTCATCGGCAGCAAGCGGCGTTATAGCGCGAGTCATCGGCGGCGCGCGGTCGGTCGGAGCGCGCGACAGCCTGCGGCTACCTTGAACGCCGGTCGAGCGTTCCGTCGAGTGACCGGCGCCGTTGGCGCCAGATCCAGAACCAGCCGCCCATCGGCAGAAGGGCGACACCGAGCGTTCGCCACCCGCCTGGCGTGGGGTCGAGCGCGACATTTCCCAAGGCCGCGAGGCAAAGCGCGACGCAGAAGATCCACATACCGAGTGCTGTGCGTTCAGAGAGTCGCGTAACCATGGAGTCCTCTTGTCGAACAGGTGGTCGCTATAACGTATGCTTCTGCTGTGAACGCTCCAATAAGAAGGGTTTGGCGGGGCGTCCGCAACCGGCCTAGGCCATCACGGGCGCCCCGCCAAACCCAAACCGCACCGCGTTCATCGGCAGCAAGCGTCGTTATCGCGCCGCGTCGCGAATCGATCCCAGCCATGTGGCGGCGGCAAAGGCTGTTCGCACGTCGGCGACTGCGGCGCGCGCGCTGGGAGAGTCAGTCGCAGCAACAAGGAAGCGGCTGTTGTCGCCGAACATCTCAAGAATGATGAAGTCTGTATCGCGGTAGCGGAACTCGCAGAAGTCATCGGGCGAAGGGCGGAACGGGCGATACCGACGCGTGAGGGAGGCGCCGGCCAACTGGGAAGGCACGCGGCACGCAGCGAGGCGGCCGCCCAAACCGTTTGGCACCTCGAAGCTGAGGTCGGAAACATCCCAAATCTTCATTGCGACGAGATAGTCGGTTGTCGCGATAACGTGTGCTTCTGCTGTGGACACTCCAATAGAACGCGCGGGCGCAGCCCGCGCCATCCATACCGTGGCCATCAGCAGCAAGCGTCGTTAGCCGGCACCCGTCCGCCGCGCCGCCCGTCGTTCGCGGATCCAGCGCCGCACCGAGTCGGCGTCGGCGGCGAGCCGAGTGGCGGTTGAGGCCAGCGAGTCCTGCGCGCCCGCGAGCGAATCCGCGGGCGACAGCGGTCGGAGCCAGGCGATCGAATCGCCCTCAAA contains these protein-coding regions:
- a CDS encoding carboxypeptidase regulatory-like domain-containing protein: MTDARSNGAVTMAQASVIAPYERHAWGDSTGGFLLDSLPAGSVTVRIRRLGYEPVVRTLTLQPNRSDTLRIALQPGSECPRR